From the genome of Burkholderia pyrrocinia:
CAGCATCTTCTTGCCGAGGTCCTCGTTCGTGCCCTTCATGCGCACGACGAGCGGCACCTTCAGGTTCACGGCCTTCGAACCGGCGATCACGCCTTCCGCGATCACGTCGCAGCGCATGATGCCGCCGAAGATGTTCACGAGGATCGCCTTCAGGTCCGGGTTCTTCAGCATCAGCTTGAACGCTTCCGTGACCTTCTCGGTCGTAGCGCCACCGCCGACGTCCAGGAAGTTCGCCGGCTCGCCGCCGAACAGCTTGATGGTGTCCATCGTCGCCATTGCCAGGCCTGCGCCGTTCACGAGACAGCCGATGTTGCCGTCGAGCGAGATGTACGCGAGGTCGAACTTCGACGCTTCGATTTCAGCCGGATCTTCTTCGTCCAGATCGCGGTACGCGACGATTTCCGGATGACGGAAGAGCGCGTTCGAGTCGAAGTTGAACTTCGCATCGAGTGCGATGACCTTGCCGTCGCCGGAGACGTTCAGCGGGTTGATTTCAGCCAGCGACGCGTCGGTTTCCCAGAATGCCTTGTACAGGCCTTGCAGGATGGCACGCGCTTGCGGAATCGAAGCAGCCGGCACGCCGATCTTCGCGGCGAGGTCGTCGGCCTGGGCGTCGAGCAGGCCGGTCGACGGCTCGACGATGACCTTGTGGATCAGTTCCGGGTGCTTTTCGGCAACTTCTTCGATGTCCATGCCGCCTTCGCTCGAACCCATCAGAACGATCTTTTGCGACACGCGATCAACGACGAGGCTGACATACAGTTCCTGCTTGATGTCGGCGCCTTCTTCGACCATCAGACGGTTGACCTTCTGGCCTTCCGGACCGGTCTGGTGCGTGACGAGCTGCATGCCGAGGATCTGGTTCGCGTATTCGCGAACCTGCTCGATCGACTTCGCCACCTTCACGCCGCCGCCCTTGCCACGGCCACCCGCGTGAATCTGAGCCTTCACGACCCACACCGGGCCGCCCAGCTCTTCTGCCACCTTGACGGCCTCGTCAACCGAGAACGCCGGCTTGCCGCGCGGTACCGCGACTCCGAATTTCCGCAGGATTTCCTTACCCTGGTACTCGTGAATCTTCATGCGTGATTCCCTTCAGTCTGAGAGTTGGATGAAAAGTCGCTTAAGACGCTTCTTCGAATGATTTCCGTTCATTCCTTCGTGCTGCCTTCACCGGGCACGTTCGGCCGCTCCGCGCCATACCAGCGCGGGTAGTACTGCCGCACGACCTCGCCGTCGAACCGCAGCGCACGGCAGCGGCCGAGCTGGAACGGCGGTTCGTCGTGTGCGCCGTCGTGATCCGGCCCTTCGCCGCCCTCCTCGCGCACGTTCCACACGTCACCGGCGAACGCCTGGATCGCTGCCGTCGGCAGCACGGCGCACAGTTCGGTGAGATGGGAGCAGCCTGCGACACCGGACAAAAGTCGGTTCGCATCGCGGCGGAAGTGGCGGAAGAGATTGAGCCCGATGAGGGCCCGATAGGCGGGAGGGGCGGATTGACACTGACCGGGATAGGGCACCCATTCCGAAGACGCTTCGGCGTCGACGACATTGAGTTCACGATCGATAGTCACGCGCAGCCAGAGTTCGTGGATCGGCAGGCCTTGGGGCCGGATGCCCGACGCAAGCGCGACATCGCGCGGCTTGTGGTCGGTCAGGCAGGCTTCGATGTCCCACAAGCCGTCGCCGCGCTCGTAAGCTTCCGCTCGGATTGCGCGTCGATGTCGCAACTGACGGGGCACGGGCTCGGATAGCGGCATGCTGGAGGTTGAGGCCGAAGAGGAAAACCCAAGGATTTTAGCATATTGGGTATTTGGGACAGTTTGACGCGACGGCGGGTATTCCCGCCTGTCCGGATGCGGTTGCGTTGCAGCAAAATCGCGCGCCACGCGCGCGATCGGAGCGATCAGTCGTCGATCGGAAAATCGTCGCCGACCTTCAGCAACTTCACGATGGTCGAGCTCGAGAAGCCGCGCGCGGCGAGAAAACGCGCCTGCTTCGCACGCTCGGCCGGTGTTTGCGGCAGTGCACCGAATTTCTTGCGCCAGACAGCCTGCGCGCGCGCCCATTCGGTCTCGCGCAACTGCGCGTTCACTTCCTCGACGAGGGTGTCGCCGACCGCATGGCGCTTCAGCTCGCTGACGATGCGTGCGACACCGACGCGCGACGCGCGACGATGCACGAGGCTCTCGGCGAAGCGCGCGTCGGACAGCCAGCCATCCTTCTCCAGCGCATCGAGCACCGGTTCGACGGACTCGTCTTCGCCGACATACGGCGCGAGCTTGCGCGCGAGTTCCGTGCGGCTGTATTCGCGCCTCGACAGATAGCCGAGCGCGCGGCCTTTCAACGAACGCGTCGGCTTCGACGACTTGCGCTCGCCGGCGCCCGGATCGTTTCCGGAAGCAGCGCTTGAAGCCCCACCCGACGCACGGCGCGTGCGGCGCGGATGCTGGCTGCTGCGCGTATAGACATCTTCCGTCGCAGGCGTTGACGTATCGGATGCGCGACCGCCCGGGAAGCTGACACCGGACACACGACGGCGGGACCGGTCGTGCGCGTCGAACGATTCATCGTCGTCGAACGGATCGTCCGGCGCGGCAATCTCAAACGAAACGAGGGCATCGTCGGATGCCCTCGTCGCGGTGCGGTTCGCGGCGTTGCTGCCGGCGACCCGCCGATCGGCGCCCGAGGATCCGGCTCGCCGTCCGGAGCGACCCGCCGTTTCGGGCGCGTCGCTCTCCTCCGGCTCGCCAGCCTGACCTCGGCGCCCGACCATCACTCTTCTTCGTCCACCGCCTCGGCTTCGTTGCCTGCACCATCGGGCATTGCGACGACGCCGAGCGATTCGCGGATGCGGTTCTCGATCTCGCGCGCGATTTCCGGATTCTCGCGCAGGAATTCACGCGCGTTGTCCTTGCCCTGGCCGATCTTCTCGCCGTTGTAGCTGTACCAGGCGCCCGCCTTGTCGACGATCTTCGCCTGCACGCCGAGATCGATGATCTCGCCCTGGCGCGAAATGCCCTCGCCATACAGGATGTCGAAGATCGCTTCGCGGAACGGCGGCGACACCTTGTTCTTGACGACCTTCACACGGGTTTCGTTGCCGATCACCTCGTCGTTCTTCTTGATCGAGCCGATCCGGCGGATGTCGAGACGCACCGACGCATAGAACTTCAGCGCGTTGCCGCCCGTCGTGGTTTCCGGGTTGCCGAACATCACGCCGATCTTCATACGAATCTGGTTGATGAAGATCACCAGGCAGTTCGTGCGCTTGATCGTGCCGGTCAGCTTGCGCAGCGCCTGCGACATCAGGCGGGCCTGCAGGCCCGGCAGCGAATCGCCCATCTCGCCTTCGATTTCGGCCTTCGGCACGAGCGCCGCGACCGAGTCGATGACGATCATGTCGACCGAGCCCGAGCGCACCAGCGCATCGGTGATTTCCAGCGCCTGCTCGCCGGTGTCCGGCTGCGAGATCAGCAGTTCCGGCACGTTCACGCCGAGCTTCGACGCGTACTGGACGTCGAGCGCGTGCTCGGCGTCGATGAACGCGGCCGTGCCGCCGATCTTCTGCAGTTCGGCAATGACCTGCAGCGTGAGCGTGGTTTTACCGGACGATTCCGGACCGTAGATCTCGACCACCCGGCCGCGCGGCAGGCCGCCGACGCCGAGCGCGATGTCGAGCCCCAGCGAACCCGTGGAGACGACCTGGATGTCCTCGGCCGCCTCGCCGTCGCCCATCCGCATGATCGACCCTTTGCCGAACTGCTTCTCGATCTGCGCGAGTGCGGCCGCCAGCGCCTTGCTCTTCTCGGCGGTCATCCCGGAGCCCTTCTTGCTTTCTTCCATGAATCGTCCTTTGCTATGATGAGCAGCGTCTGTTAAAGGCGCGCCCGCTTTCAAGCGCCGCCCACGAATGCAGACACTGTATAAAAAAACAGTATTTTATGCAAGCCCGCAATGCGGGCTGCGTTGTACACGAATAACTTCGGAGACAGCCGCGCCGGCGTGAACGCCCTGCCGGCCATCGGTCAGCAACATGCGAATTCTCATCGCCGAAGACGACAGCATACTCGCGGACGGCCTCACCCGGTCACTCCGCCAATCGGGCTATGCGGTCGACCACGTGAAGAGCGGCGTCGATGCCGATACCGCGCTGTCGATGCAGGCATTCGACCTGCTGATCCTCGATCTCGGGCTGCCGAAAATGTCCGGGCTCGACGTGCTCAAGCGCCTGCGCGCCCGCAATTCCAACCTCCCCGTGCTGATCCTGACCGCCGCCGACAGCGTCGACGAGCGCGTGAAGGGGCTCGACCTCGGCGCGGACGATTACATGGCCAAGCCGTTCGCGCTCAACGAGCTCGAGGCGCGCGTGCGCGCGCTGACCCGGCGCGGCGCGGGCGGCGGCCCGACCGTCGTGCGGCACGGCTCGCTCGCGTTCGACCAGGTCGGCCGCATCGCGTATGCGAACGAACGCGTGCTCGATCTCTCCGCGCGCGAGCTCGGCCTGCTCGAGGTGCTGCTGCAGCGGATCGGCCGGCTCGTGTCGAAGGAGCAGCTCGTCGATCACCTGTGCGAATGGGGCGAGGAAGTCAGCAACAACGCGATCGAAGTCTACGTGCACCGGCTGCGCAAGAAGATCGAACCGAGCGGCGTCCGGATCTCGACCGTGCGCGGCCTCGGCTATTGCCTGGAAAAGGTCGCGCCCGCCGCGCCGGCCGACACGACAGCGCCCCTGCCCGCGGTGGCCGGCACGCCGCTGCGCTGAAGCCGGGCGTCGCGGCGATGGCCACGCCGGCCCATTCCCGCCACCCGACCGGCGCGCCGTCGTCGGCCGCCGACGAGGCGCGCGACGCGCGCTACGAGAACCCGTTCGCGCCGCCCGACGAAGCCGATGCGGCCGAGGCCCCGCGCCCGCGCTCGCTGTTCGGCGAAATCCTCGACTGGATGCTCGCGCCGCTGCTGCTGCTGTGGCCGATGAGTATCGCCGTCACCTATCTCGTCGCGAAGACGATCGCGAACAGCCCGTTCGACCGCACGCTCGAAACCAACGCATACGTGCTCGCACGGCAGATCCACCCGGTGAACGGCGTCGCCGAACTGACGCTGCCGGAGCAGACGCGCGACTTCCTGCGCGCGGACAACGTCGACAGCGTTTACTTCCAGGTGCTCGGCACGCGCGGCGAGCTGGTCGCGGGCGAAGCCGACATGCCGCTGCCGCGCGACGAGGATCGCCCGCCGCCCGGCGTCGTCGTGTTTCGCGACGACCTGCTGCGCGGCAACGACGTGCGCGTCGCGTATACGACGGTCGCGCTGCCGCAAGCGAGCGGCGTGCAGCCCGTGCTCGTGCAGGTCGGCGAGACCCTCGACAAGCGCAACGCGCTCGCGAACGACATCATCAAGGGCGTGATCCTGCCGCAGTTCGTGATCCTGCCGCTCGCGATCCTGCTCGTCTGGTTCGGGCTGTCGCGCGGGCTCGCGCCGCTCAATGCGCTGCAGGCGCACATCCGCGCGCGGCGGCCCGACGACCTGTCGCCCGTCGAGGCGCAGCGCGCGCCGCCCGAGATCGAACCGCTCGTCACGTCGTTCAACGACCTGCTCGCGCGTCTCGAACAGAACATGGCGCTGCAAAAGCGCTTCATCGCCGATGCCGCGCACCAGATGAAGACGCCGCTCGCGGGCCTGCGCACGCAGGCCGAGTTCGCGCTGCGCCACCCGGTCCCGCCCGACGTGCAGCGCTCGCTCGAACAGATCGCGACGAGCTCCGAGCAGGCCGCGCGGCTCGTCACGCAACTGCTTGCGCTCGCGCGCGCCGAGAACCGCGCGAGCGGGCTCACGTTCGAGCCGGTCGAGATCGCCGCGCTCGCGCGGCGCGCGGTGCGCGACTGGGTGCAGGCCGCGCTCGCGAAGCGGATGGATCTCGGTTACGAAGGCCCGCCGGACGACGCGCCGCTCGACGTCGACGGCAACCCGGTGATGCTGCGCGAGATGCTCGGCAACCTGATCGACAACGCGATCCGCTACACGCCGGCGGGCGGCCGCATCACCGTGCGCGCGCATGCCGAGCCCGCG
Proteins encoded in this window:
- the sucC gene encoding ADP-forming succinate--CoA ligase subunit beta; this encodes MKIHEYQGKEILRKFGVAVPRGKPAFSVDEAVKVAEELGGPVWVVKAQIHAGGRGKGGGVKVAKSIEQVREYANQILGMQLVTHQTGPEGQKVNRLMVEEGADIKQELYVSLVVDRVSQKIVLMGSSEGGMDIEEVAEKHPELIHKVIVEPSTGLLDAQADDLAAKIGVPAASIPQARAILQGLYKAFWETDASLAEINPLNVSGDGKVIALDAKFNFDSNALFRHPEIVAYRDLDEEDPAEIEASKFDLAYISLDGNIGCLVNGAGLAMATMDTIKLFGGEPANFLDVGGGATTEKVTEAFKLMLKNPDLKAILVNIFGGIMRCDVIAEGVIAGSKAVNLKVPLVVRMKGTNEDLGKKMLADSGLPIISADSMEEAAQKVVTAAEGK
- a CDS encoding DUF2889 domain-containing protein — its product is MPLSEPVPRQLRHRRAIRAEAYERGDGLWDIEACLTDHKPRDVALASGIRPQGLPIHELWLRVTIDRELNVVDAEASSEWVPYPGQCQSAPPAYRALIGLNLFRHFRRDANRLLSGVAGCSHLTELCAVLPTAAIQAFAGDVWNVREEGGEGPDHDGAHDEPPFQLGRCRALRFDGEVVRQYYPRWYGAERPNVPGEGSTKE
- the recX gene encoding recombination regulator RecX, which translates into the protein MVGRRGQAGEPEESDAPETAGRSGRRAGSSGADRRVAGSNAANRTATRASDDALVSFEIAAPDDPFDDDESFDAHDRSRRRVSGVSFPGGRASDTSTPATEDVYTRSSQHPRRTRRASGGASSAASGNDPGAGERKSSKPTRSLKGRALGYLSRREYSRTELARKLAPYVGEDESVEPVLDALEKDGWLSDARFAESLVHRRASRVGVARIVSELKRHAVGDTLVEEVNAQLRETEWARAQAVWRKKFGALPQTPAERAKQARFLAARGFSSSTIVKLLKVGDDFPIDD
- the recA gene encoding recombinase RecA, whose protein sequence is MEESKKGSGMTAEKSKALAAALAQIEKQFGKGSIMRMGDGEAAEDIQVVSTGSLGLDIALGVGGLPRGRVVEIYGPESSGKTTLTLQVIAELQKIGGTAAFIDAEHALDVQYASKLGVNVPELLISQPDTGEQALEITDALVRSGSVDMIVIDSVAALVPKAEIEGEMGDSLPGLQARLMSQALRKLTGTIKRTNCLVIFINQIRMKIGVMFGNPETTTGGNALKFYASVRLDIRRIGSIKKNDEVIGNETRVKVVKNKVSPPFREAIFDILYGEGISRQGEIIDLGVQAKIVDKAGAWYSYNGEKIGQGKDNAREFLRENPEIAREIENRIRESLGVVAMPDGAGNEAEAVDEEE
- a CDS encoding response regulator transcription factor yields the protein MRILIAEDDSILADGLTRSLRQSGYAVDHVKSGVDADTALSMQAFDLLILDLGLPKMSGLDVLKRLRARNSNLPVLILTAADSVDERVKGLDLGADDYMAKPFALNELEARVRALTRRGAGGGPTVVRHGSLAFDQVGRIAYANERVLDLSARELGLLEVLLQRIGRLVSKEQLVDHLCEWGEEVSNNAIEVYVHRLRKKIEPSGVRISTVRGLGYCLEKVAPAAPADTTAPLPAVAGTPLR
- a CDS encoding sensor histidine kinase; protein product: MATPAHSRHPTGAPSSAADEARDARYENPFAPPDEADAAEAPRPRSLFGEILDWMLAPLLLLWPMSIAVTYLVAKTIANSPFDRTLETNAYVLARQIHPVNGVAELTLPEQTRDFLRADNVDSVYFQVLGTRGELVAGEADMPLPRDEDRPPPGVVVFRDDLLRGNDVRVAYTTVALPQASGVQPVLVQVGETLDKRNALANDIIKGVILPQFVILPLAILLVWFGLSRGLAPLNALQAHIRARRPDDLSPVEAQRAPPEIEPLVTSFNDLLARLEQNMALQKRFIADAAHQMKTPLAGLRTQAEFALRHPVPPDVQRSLEQIATSSEQAARLVTQLLALARAENRASGLTFEPVEIAALARRAVRDWVQAALAKRMDLGYEGPPDDAPLDVDGNPVMLREMLGNLIDNAIRYTPAGGRITVRAHAEPAARLVHLEVEDTGPGIPAAERERVVERFYRILGREGDGSGLGLAIVREIATQHGGTLTLDDHVYQQAPRLAGTLVRVSLPLAEAAPDLP